A single genomic interval of Piliocolobus tephrosceles isolate RC106 chromosome 7, ASM277652v3, whole genome shotgun sequence harbors:
- the TMEM68 gene encoding transmembrane protein 68 isoform X4 → MIDQNQTCGLGQDSVPYMLCLIHILEEWFGVEQLEDYLNFANYLLWVFTPLILLILPYFTIFLLYLTIIFLHIYKRKNVLKEAYSHNLWDGARKTVATLWDGHAAVWHGKQGYFHLCVAIHICCIGTVLPSVLLIEKILKHTIEAILTIPCYLFACVVHMHVCFLK, encoded by the coding sequence ATGATAGACCAAAATCAAACCTGTGGTCTAGGACAGGATTCTGTGCCCTATATGCTTTGTCTGATTCACATACTTGAAGAATGGTTTGGTGTGGAGCAGTTGGAGGACTATTTGAATTTTGCAAACTATCTCTTGTGGGTTTTTACACCACTAATACTTTTAATACTTCCTTACTTTACTATCTTTCTTCTCTACCTTACCATTATTTTCTTACACATTTATAAGAGAAAGAATGTATTAAAAGAAGCCTACTCTCATAATTTATGGGATGGTGCAAGGAAAACGGTGGCAACTCTGTGGGATGGACATGCAGCCGTTTGGCATGGTAAGCAAGGATACTTTCACCTCTGTGTTGCCATTCATATATGCTGCATTGGAACTGTGTTACCTTCCGTTTTATTGATTGAGAAGATCCTGAAACATACAATAGAAGCGATACTTACTATTCCCTGTTATCTGTTTGCATGCGTTGTGCATATGCACGTGTGtttcttaaaatga